Proteins found in one Fusarium oxysporum Fo47 chromosome V, complete sequence genomic segment:
- a CDS encoding Ppx/GppA phosphatase family-domain-containing protein — protein sequence MDFSISDYEIVVDSHSPAPPIRPRDELQTVNSSYLRGIVDMGSNGIRFSVTDLSPPFSRILPTIHVYRVSISLYDAQFDPETGQQVPIPADTIDDVIAALNRFKIVCTDLGVPEANIHVVATEATRAALNSSEFIKKIKAATGLVVDMLPKEDEGRIGSLGVASGFSDIRGLMMDLGGGSTQITWIISQGGNVRISDKGSISFPYGAAALTKTLEDLKRGKSKHEAEKAREKLRQEMSKNFEDAYKSLRIPESLVEEAKTNGGFPLYLSGGGFRGWGYLLLYMSQTGEKPHPISIINGYTVGKERFENTKAMEEVARNAHSVFRVSDRRRKQVPAVAFLINALSNAIPHGIRLAHFCQGGVREGLLFRELEPSIRAQDPLEVTTQRFAPESVEALYNLLMFSFPKPSKGGTRRFPESISKHVIRGFANIMYVHTIMDKELASTAAMYSTSTGLMAFTRGVSHEDRARLALMLESRYMGELPPRESKFKEALQSIITPEEVWWAAYLGRVGYLLGRLYPSGEIDESKPRIVLSSEWAWDLGRKKKGEGVQLTISIQKMKHDPAKLKKALRDHVNIVEKIGKKKNWIGGPDGWGLK from the exons ATGGATTTCTCCATCTCCGACTATGAAATTGTTGTGGACTCACACTCACCTGCCCCTCCTATAAGGCCCCGAGATGAACTGCAAACAGTGAATTCCTCCTACTTACGGGGTATAGTGGATATGGGGAG TAACGGCATCCGATTCTCCGTCACGGATCTATCTCCACCTTTCTCTCGTATTCTTCCTACAATCCATGTGTATCGTGTCAGTATATCACTTTACGACGCCCAGTTTGATCCAGAGACCGGCCAACAAGTACCCATCCCAGCTGACACTATTGACGACGTTATTGCTGCGCTGAATCGCTTCAAAATTGTCTGCACCGACCTTGGCGTTCCCGAAGCGAACATCCATGTTGTCGCCACTGAAGCAACTCGAGCTGCTCTCAACTCATCTGAATTCataaagaaaataaaggCAGCTACCGGActtgttgttgatatgcTCCCtaaagaagatgaaggacgTATCGGTTCTCTAGGCGTTGCAAGCGGTTTCTCTGATATTAGAGGACTTATGATGGACCTTGGCGGTGGCAGCACTCAGATTACCTGGATTATATCACAAGGCGGGAACGTCCGCATTAGTGACAAAGGATCAATAAGCTTTCCTTACGGAGCTGCAGCATTGACGAAGACTTTGGAGGACCTTAAAAGGGGTAAGTCGAAACATGAGGCAGAGAAAGCACGAGAAAAGCTTCGCCAGGAGATGTCAAAGAATTTCGAGGACGCATACAAAAGTCTCCGAATTCCTGAAAGCTTAGTTGAGGAAGCAAAGACAAATGGCGGGTTTCCATTGTATCTCTCTGGGGGTGGATTTCGAGGTTGGGGCTACTTGCTCCTTTATATGAGCCAGACTGGCGAGAAGCCTCATCCCATATCCATCATTAATGGATACACCGTTGGAAAGGAAAGATTTGAGAACACAAAAGCCATGGAAGAGGTTGCTCGGAATGCGCATTCTGTCTTCCGGGTTTCAGATCGGAGGAGAAAACAGGTTCCTGCTGTCGCATTCCTAATCAACGCTCTATCCAACGCGATCCCTCATGGAATCCGACTTGCACACTTCTGTCAAGGAGGTGTGCGTGAAGGACTTCTATTCAGAGAGCTTGAGCCTAGTATCAGAGCTCAGGACCCGCTCGAGGTCACTACCCAGCGTTTCGCCCCCGAGTCAGTCGAGGCTCTCTACAACCTTCTCATGTTCTCATTTCCTAAGCCCTCCAAGGGTGGGACTCGCAGATTCCCAGAGTCCATCAGCAAGCACGTTATACGAGGATTCGCAAATATCATGTATGTTCATACGATCATGGATAAAGAGCTTGCATCTACGGCGGCAATGTATAGCACAAGCACCGGACTAATGGCCTTTACTCGCGGGGTTTCGCATGAAGAccgagccagacttgcccTCATGCTGGAATCTCGTTATATGGGAGAGCTACCCCCACGCGAGAGTAAGTTCAAGGAGGCACTCCAATCTATCATTACGCCTGAAGAGGTTTGGTGGGCTGCATACCTTGGCCGAGTCGGATACCTACTTGGTCGCCTCTACCCCTCTGGAGAGATTGATGAGAGCAAGCCTCGCATTGTGCTCTCGTCTGAATGGGCTTGGGATCTAGgccgcaagaagaagggggaGGGTGTTCAGCTGACAATATCTATACAAAAGATGAAACATGATCCCGCAAAGCTAAAGAAAGCCTTAAGAGATCATGTGAATATAGTGGAAAAGATTGGTAAAAAGAAGAATTGGATTGGAGGGCCAGATGGTTGGGGGCTAAAG taa
- a CDS encoding glycoside hydrolase superfamily, with protein MSGNMNGTNGANASALSGDLYRAAGQLLFVGWNGSEVTPHMRRLIEEYHVGAIVLTAGNLISAQHTINLIHELQVIAYHAKHSEPLLIAIDQEGGSANSLVDDELICRFPSAMGIAATGSLDLAHQTSKATAECARACGINLIVGPVLDTLLDTEPQTLGVRSVGDDYQEVSNFAIAAMNGINDAGLAACGKHFPTCGTLDVFGSRSDVPVITKSLDELKSAALVPFRNAIATGRLESVLVSGCGISSSSMDIPHAFLSRRVVDGFLRHELGFDGVVISECLETRPLIEDVGVRNGIVMALRAGCDLVMLCQSPDAQLEAIQGLALGISNGVITMSRLNESMSRIRRMKSKCTSWQAALNPPGISALIARKPEYSALSTYAYEQSISIFRDRDALIPISKSMQPGEELLLLTPLLMPQSALTVSQAKAPSNKYTKTRDQNGACGGVANQIIEMANEDVFGELGRSLARMRSAKLLHTSYTANGVQPVHEKLIDRASTIIVVTANASQNLYQTTFAKDIQEMCQMLSVQGHRKSIIVVAVSSPYDFPFDTSIGTYVCTFDFTGNAMRALARVLCGACVSHGSLPGSLRKRGGET; from the exons ATGTCCGGCAATATGAACGGAACCAACGGCGCGAATGCTAGTGCATTAAGTGGCGATCTGTATCG GGCTGCAGGGCAGTTACTCTTTGTGGGCTGGAATGGCTCAGAAGTAACGCCACATATGCGGCGATTGATCGAAGAGTACCACGTGGGCGCTATTGTTCTGACCGCTGGCAATTTGATAT CCGCTCAGCATACAATCAATTTGATACATGAACTGCAAGTTATTGCCTATCATGCAAAGCATTCAGAGCCACTTCTTATTGCTATAGACCAAGAGGGCGGAAGTGCCAATAGCCTGGTCGATGACGAGTTAATATGCCGCTTTCCTAGTGCAATGGGCATTGCTGCGACTGGCAGTCTTGACCTGGCTCACCAAACCAGCAAAGCAACTGCGGAATGCGCTAGGGCCTGTGGTATTAATCTGATAGTTGGACCAGTGTTGGACACGTTGTTGGATACTGAGCCACAGACTCTAGGGGTACGTTCTGTAGGAGACGATTACCAAGAAGTTTCAAATTTCGCAATAGCAGCCATGAATGGTATTAACGACGCAGGGCTTGCCGCTTGTGGGAAACACTTTCCTACATGCGGTACCTTGGATGTTTTCGGATCGAGAAGCGATGTACCTGTCATCACAAAGTCGCTTGATGAGTTAAAATCAGCTGCTCTAGTGCCCTTTCGCAATGCTATAGCAACTGGGAGGCTCGAGAGTGTGCTGGTGAGTGGCTGCGGTATCTCCAGCTCTTCTATGGATATTCCACACGCCTTTTTATCAAGACgagttgttgatggctttTTGCGGCACGAGTTGGGCTTCGATGGAGTTGTTATATCTGAATGCCTGGAAACGAGACCCCTGATCGAGGATGTAGGGGTTCGGAACGGCATTGTTATGGCATTGAGAGCAGGTTGTGATCTGGTTATGCTATGTCAATCTCCTGATGCTCAATTAGAGGCCATTCAAGGCCTCGCCCTCGGCATCAGCAATGGGGTTATAACCATGTCAAGACTCAACGAGTCAATGTCTCGGATAAGGCGCATGAAATCGAAATGCACCTCATGGCAAGCTGCACTTAATCCTCCAGGAATATCCGCCCTCATTGCACGGAAACCAGAGTACTCGGCACTCTCAACGTACGCATACGAACAGTCTATTTCTATCTTCCGGGACCGGGACGCGCTGATACCCATCTCCAAATCGATGCAGCCAGGCGAAGAGCTCTTACTCCTGACGCCACTTCTCATGCCTCAGTCGGCATTGACGGTATCCCAGGCCAAGGCACCATCCAATAAATACACCAAAACTAGGGATCAGAATGGCGCATGTGGTGGAGTAGCTAACCAAATAATAGAAATGGCGAATGAAGACGTTTTCGGGGAACTAGGCCGTTCGTTGGCACGCATGAGGAGTGCCAAACTTTTGCATACCAGCTATACCGCGAATGGTGTCCAGCCAG TTCACGAGAAGCTCATTGATAGAGCCTCGACAATTATCGTCGTCACAGCGAACGCAAGCCAGAACCTCTATCAGACAACTTTCGCCAAGGACATTCAAGAGATGTGCCAGATGCTGAGTGTGCAAGGGCATAGAAAGTCGATCATCGTTGTCGCAGTATCATCTCCCTATGACTTTCCCTTTGACACGTCGATTGGGACTTATGTTTGTACCTTTGACTTCACAGGAAATGCCATGCGAGCCCTGGCGCGTGTCCTTTGCGGCGCTTGTGTCTCGCATGGCTCTTTACCAGGCAGTCTGCGTAAGAGAGGAGGGGAGACCTAA